One genomic window of Corythoichthys intestinalis isolate RoL2023-P3 chromosome 18, ASM3026506v1, whole genome shotgun sequence includes the following:
- the c18h5orf24 gene encoding UPF0461 protein C5orf24 homolog produces MMRQVTSGDFCMNARPSCLAEDAHHAAAHFDLCPAPANKFYPTPPPSVQMTLGPVVLSNPGLKPMLCPRQDVLGSSKLPTSKNGDPANDGKKKNKGAGKTGRRGRPLGTTKLAGYRTSTGRPLGTTRAAGFKTSPGRPLGTTRAAGYKVSPGRPPGSIKGLSRLNKLPYGGSCSGAAFPYPLPHKEILCEPSCEDKPPTE; encoded by the coding sequence ATGATGCGCCAGGTGACGAGTGGTGACTTCTGCATGAACGCCCGGCCATCGTGCCTGGCCGAAGACGCCCACCACGCCGCAGCGCACTTCGACCTATGCCCCGCGCCGGCCAACAAGTTCTACCCTACGCCGCCTCCGTCTGTTCAGATGACACTAGGCCCCGTGGTGCTGTCCAACCCTGGGCTGAAACCAATGCTGTGCCCCCGACAAGACGTCCTTGGCTCCTCCAAGCTCCCCACCTCCAAAAACGGTGATCCAGCGAATGACGGTAAGAAGAAGAACAAAGGTGCCGGGAAAACGGGGCGGCGCGGTCGCCCATTGGGCACTACCAAGCTGGCCGGCTACCGGACCAGCACGGGGCGCCCGCTAGGCACCACCCGCGCCGCTGGATTCAAAACAAGCCCTGGGCGGCCGCTGGGCACCACCAGGGCGGCGGGCTACAAGGTGAGTCCCGGGCGGCCCCCAGGTAGTATCAAGGGCCTCTCCCGCCTCAACAAACTGCCGTacggagggtcgtgcagcggggCTGCTTTCCCGTACCCATTACCGCACAAGGAGATCCTCTGTGAACCCTCCTGCGAGGACAAGCCCCCTACTGAGTGA
- the ddx46 gene encoding probable ATP-dependent RNA helicase DDX46 isoform X2, translated as MGRESRHYRKRSASPRRSGSRSRSRSPDKRSKKDDRDRSRRERSRSRDRRRTRSRSRDRKRARRSRSRERRRSRSRERKKSGSRGRTRRSRSASPGKSKKTDEKSKSREKENVDIASDKKKIKEEKEEEKVDDQDFDQNKLEEEMRKRKERVEKWREEQRKKAIENIGEIKKELEEMKQGKKWSLEDDDDDDDDTPVPMEADDDDEEDGEGKGEPKEGEVKEEKMDEGEKDTAAEKKDEEDDVDPLDAYMEEVKQEVKKFNMGGVKGNDAKGATVTKVVTVVKTKKGPQTHKKKGELMENDQDAMEYSSEEEEVDLQTALTGFQTKQRKILEPVDHGKIQYEPYRKNFYVEVPDLARMSVDEVNAYRSELEGITVKGKGCPKPIKTWVQCGVSMKILTALKKQGYEKPTPIQAQAIPAIMSGRDLIGIAKTGSGKTIAFLLPMFRHIMDQRPLEESEGPISVIMTPTRELALQITKECKKFSKSLGLNVVCVYGGTGISEQIAELKRGAEIIVCTPGRMIDMLGANSGRVTNLRRATYVVLDEADRMFDMGFEPQVMRIVDNVRPDRQTVMFSATFPRAMEALARRILAKPLEIQVGGRSVVCSDVEQHVLVIEEDQKFLKLLEILGHYQEKGSVIIFVDKQEHADGLLKDLMKASYPCMSLHGGIDQYDRDSIINDFKNGACRLMVATSVAARGLDVKQLILVVNYNCPNHYEDYVHRAGRTGRAGNKGYAYTFITEDQVRYAGDIIKALELSGSPVPAALEQLWASFKDQQKAEGKTIKSSSGFSGKGFKFDETEHALANERKKLQKAALGLQDSDDEDGALDIEEQIESMFNSKKRVKDLMAPGAAAGAGGSSGASAGSLSGLSGLGPTSAGNIQKLEMAKRLALKINAQKNLGAEAQDVMQQATNAILRGGTILTPSVSAKTIAEQLAEKINAKLNYTPVEKLEEERQASEQSETVKRYEEELEINDFPQTARWKVTSKEALQRIGEYSEAAITIRGTYFPPGKEPKEGERKIYLAIESANELAVTKAKTEITRLIKEELIRLQNSYQPTSKGRYKVL; from the exons CGGGACAGACGTAGAACTCGCTCTCGATCCCGGGACAGGAAGCGTGCCAG GCGCTCCAGGAGCAGAGAGAGGAGGAGGTCCAGAAGCCGTGAACGGAAGAAGTCCGGAAGCAGGGGCCGGACGAGGAGGTCGCGCTCGGCCAGTCCTGGCAAAAGCAAGAAAACCGATGAAAA GTCAAAGAGTAGAGAGAAAGAAAATGTTGATATTGCATCtgacaaaaaaaagattaagGAGGAGAAGGAAGAGGAGAAAGTTGATGAT CAGGACTTTGACCAGAACAAACTGGAGGAGGAGATGAGGAAGCGGAAGGAGCGTGTAGAGAAGTGGCGCGAGGAGCAGCGCAAGAAGGCCATCGAGAACATCGGCGAGATCAAGAAGGAGCTGGAGGAGATGAAACAGGGCAAGAAGTGGAGCCTGGAGGACGACGACG ACGACGACGATGACACGCCCGTCCCCATGGAGGCGGACGATGATGACGAGGAGGATGGAGAAGGCAAAGGAGAGCCCAAGGAGGGCGAGGTCAAGGAGGAGAAAATGGACGAGGGTGAGAAGGATACGGCTGCGGAGAAAAAAGACGAGGAGGATGACGTTGACCCGCTTGACGCCTACATGGAGGAAGTGAAGCAGGAGGTGAAGAAGTTCAACATGGGAGGCGTGAAAGGAAACGACGCG AAAGGAGCAACGGTCACCAAAGTTGTGACGGTGGTTAAAACCAAAAAAGGACCTCAGACTCATAAGAAGAAGGGCGAGTTGATGGAGAATGACCAGGATGCAATGGAG TACTCATCAGAGGAGGAGGAAGTGGACCTCCAGACAGCGCTGACTGGCTTTCAGACCAAGCAGAGGAAGATCCTGGAGCCCGTGGACCACGGCAAGATCCAATACGAGCCTTACCGCAAGAACTTTTATGTGGAGGTGCCCGATCTGGCCAGGATGTCCGTCGACG AGGTGAACGCGTACCGGAGTGAACTGGAGGGGATTACGGTGAAAGGGAAGGGATGCCCTAAGCCAATCAAAACGTGGGTGCAATGCGGCGTCTCCATGAAGATCCTGACTGCCCTCAAGAA GCAAGGTTACGAGAAGCCCACCCCTATCCAGGCCCAAGCCATCCCCGCCATCATGTCGGGCCGAGACCTTATCGGTATCGCTAAAACGGGCAGTGGCAAAACTATTGCCTTCTTGCTGCCCATGTTCAGACACATCATGGACCAGAGACCCCTGGAAGAGTCTGAGGGACCCATTT CTGTGATCATGACGCCCACCAGAGAGCTGGCCTTGCAGATCACCAAGGAGTGCAAGAAGTTCTCCAAATCGCTGGGACTCAATGTGGTGTGCGTCTACGGGGGGACGGGGATCAGTGAACAG ATTGCCGAGCTGAAGCGAGGAGCCGAGATTATCGTGTGCACGCCGGGGAGAATGATTGACATGTTGGGTGCTAACAGCG GTCGCGTCACTAACCTACGCAGAGCTACGTACGTGGTGCTAGATGAAGCTGACCGGATGTTCGACATGGGCTTCGAGCCGCAG GTCATGCGCATCGTGGACAACGTTCGTCCGGACAGGCAGACGGTGATGTTCTCTGCTACCTTTCCCAGAGCAATGGAGGCGCTGGCTCGCCGGATCCTGGCTAAACCCCTGGAGATCCAGGTGGGCGGACGCAGCGTGGTTTGCTCCGACGTCGAGCAGCATGTG CTGGTGATTGAGGAGGACCAAAAGTTCTTGAAGCTGCTGGAAATACTTGGCCACTATCAGGAGAAGGGCTCAGTCATCATCTTCGTCGACAAGCAGGAACACGCCGATGGCCTCCTCAAAGACCTGATGAAGGCCTCGTACCCGTGCATGTCCCTGCATGGAG GCATTGACCAGTACGACAGAGACAGCATCATCAACGACTTCAAGAACGGTGCTTGCCGCCTGATGGTGGCCACGTCTGTTGCGGCGCGAGGGCTGGATGTCAAGCAGCTCATCCTGGTGGTCAACTACAACTGCCCTAACCATTACGAGGACTACGTGCACAGGGCCGGACGCACAGGCAGAGCGGGCAACAAGGGCTACGCCTACACATTCATCACGGAGGACCAGGTCCGATATGCTGGCGACATCATCAAAGCCTTGGAGCTGTCCGGTTCCCCTGTCCCGGCCGCCTTGGAACAGCTGTGGGCCTCATTCAAAGATCAGCAGAAAGCG GAGGGCAAGACCATCAAGAGCAGTAGCGGCTTCTCGGGCAAAGGCTTCAAGTTCGACGAGACCGAGCACGCTTTGGCCAACGAGAGGAAGAAGCTCCAAAAGGCCGCGCTCGGTTTGCAGGATTCTGATGACGAGGACGGAGCACTGGAT ATTGAGGAGCAGATTGAGAGCATGTTCAACTCCAAGAAGCGGGTGAAGGACCTGATGGCTCCCGGAGCGGCAGCGGGCGCGGGGGGTTCGTCTGGAGCTTCCGCGGGCTCGCTTAGCGGGCTCTCGGGCCTGGGGCCCACGTCTGCCGGAAACATCCAGAAGCTGGAGATGGCTAAGCGACTGGCACTCAAGATCAATGCCCAGAAGAACCTAGGAGCGGAAGCTCAA GATGTGATGCAGCAGGCCACCAACGCCATTCTGCGAGGCGGCACCATCCTGACGCCCTCGGTTTCGGCCAAGACCATTGCTGAGCAGCTGGCCGAGAAGATCAACGCCAAGCTCAACTACACGCCGGTGGAGAAACTGGAGGAGGAGCGGCAGGCTTCTGAGCAATCAGAGACCGTCAAACGCTACGAGGAGGAGCTGGAGATCAACGACTTTCCACAG ACGGCCAGGTGGAAGGTGACTTCCAAAGAAGCCCTACAGAGGATTGGCGAGTACTCGGAAGCTGCCATCACCATCAGAGGAACCTACTTCCCTCCGGGCAAGGAGCCGAAAGAGGGAGAGCGCAAAATCTACTTGGCCATTGAAA GCGCAAATGAGCTGGCTGTGACGAAGGCGAAAACCGAGATTACACGTCTCATCAAGGAAGAACTCATCAGATTA caaaACTCCTACCAGCCGACCAGTAAAGGACGATACAAAGTGTTGTAA
- the ddx46 gene encoding probable ATP-dependent RNA helicase DDX46 isoform X1, with protein MGRESRHYRKRSASPRRSGSRSRSRSPDKRSKKDDRDRSRRERSRSRDRRRTRSRSRDRKRARRSRSRERRRSRSRERKKSGSRGRTRRSRSASPGKSKKTDEKSKSREKENVDIASDKKKIKEEKEEEKVDDQQDFDQNKLEEEMRKRKERVEKWREEQRKKAIENIGEIKKELEEMKQGKKWSLEDDDDDDDDTPVPMEADDDDEEDGEGKGEPKEGEVKEEKMDEGEKDTAAEKKDEEDDVDPLDAYMEEVKQEVKKFNMGGVKGNDAKGATVTKVVTVVKTKKGPQTHKKKGELMENDQDAMEYSSEEEEVDLQTALTGFQTKQRKILEPVDHGKIQYEPYRKNFYVEVPDLARMSVDEVNAYRSELEGITVKGKGCPKPIKTWVQCGVSMKILTALKKQGYEKPTPIQAQAIPAIMSGRDLIGIAKTGSGKTIAFLLPMFRHIMDQRPLEESEGPISVIMTPTRELALQITKECKKFSKSLGLNVVCVYGGTGISEQIAELKRGAEIIVCTPGRMIDMLGANSGRVTNLRRATYVVLDEADRMFDMGFEPQVMRIVDNVRPDRQTVMFSATFPRAMEALARRILAKPLEIQVGGRSVVCSDVEQHVLVIEEDQKFLKLLEILGHYQEKGSVIIFVDKQEHADGLLKDLMKASYPCMSLHGGIDQYDRDSIINDFKNGACRLMVATSVAARGLDVKQLILVVNYNCPNHYEDYVHRAGRTGRAGNKGYAYTFITEDQVRYAGDIIKALELSGSPVPAALEQLWASFKDQQKAEGKTIKSSSGFSGKGFKFDETEHALANERKKLQKAALGLQDSDDEDGALDIEEQIESMFNSKKRVKDLMAPGAAAGAGGSSGASAGSLSGLSGLGPTSAGNIQKLEMAKRLALKINAQKNLGAEAQDVMQQATNAILRGGTILTPSVSAKTIAEQLAEKINAKLNYTPVEKLEEERQASEQSETVKRYEEELEINDFPQTARWKVTSKEALQRIGEYSEAAITIRGTYFPPGKEPKEGERKIYLAIESANELAVTKAKTEITRLIKEELIRLQNSYQPTSKGRYKVL; from the exons CGGGACAGACGTAGAACTCGCTCTCGATCCCGGGACAGGAAGCGTGCCAG GCGCTCCAGGAGCAGAGAGAGGAGGAGGTCCAGAAGCCGTGAACGGAAGAAGTCCGGAAGCAGGGGCCGGACGAGGAGGTCGCGCTCGGCCAGTCCTGGCAAAAGCAAGAAAACCGATGAAAA GTCAAAGAGTAGAGAGAAAGAAAATGTTGATATTGCATCtgacaaaaaaaagattaagGAGGAGAAGGAAGAGGAGAAAGTTGATGAT CAGCAGGACTTTGACCAGAACAAACTGGAGGAGGAGATGAGGAAGCGGAAGGAGCGTGTAGAGAAGTGGCGCGAGGAGCAGCGCAAGAAGGCCATCGAGAACATCGGCGAGATCAAGAAGGAGCTGGAGGAGATGAAACAGGGCAAGAAGTGGAGCCTGGAGGACGACGACG ACGACGACGATGACACGCCCGTCCCCATGGAGGCGGACGATGATGACGAGGAGGATGGAGAAGGCAAAGGAGAGCCCAAGGAGGGCGAGGTCAAGGAGGAGAAAATGGACGAGGGTGAGAAGGATACGGCTGCGGAGAAAAAAGACGAGGAGGATGACGTTGACCCGCTTGACGCCTACATGGAGGAAGTGAAGCAGGAGGTGAAGAAGTTCAACATGGGAGGCGTGAAAGGAAACGACGCG AAAGGAGCAACGGTCACCAAAGTTGTGACGGTGGTTAAAACCAAAAAAGGACCTCAGACTCATAAGAAGAAGGGCGAGTTGATGGAGAATGACCAGGATGCAATGGAG TACTCATCAGAGGAGGAGGAAGTGGACCTCCAGACAGCGCTGACTGGCTTTCAGACCAAGCAGAGGAAGATCCTGGAGCCCGTGGACCACGGCAAGATCCAATACGAGCCTTACCGCAAGAACTTTTATGTGGAGGTGCCCGATCTGGCCAGGATGTCCGTCGACG AGGTGAACGCGTACCGGAGTGAACTGGAGGGGATTACGGTGAAAGGGAAGGGATGCCCTAAGCCAATCAAAACGTGGGTGCAATGCGGCGTCTCCATGAAGATCCTGACTGCCCTCAAGAA GCAAGGTTACGAGAAGCCCACCCCTATCCAGGCCCAAGCCATCCCCGCCATCATGTCGGGCCGAGACCTTATCGGTATCGCTAAAACGGGCAGTGGCAAAACTATTGCCTTCTTGCTGCCCATGTTCAGACACATCATGGACCAGAGACCCCTGGAAGAGTCTGAGGGACCCATTT CTGTGATCATGACGCCCACCAGAGAGCTGGCCTTGCAGATCACCAAGGAGTGCAAGAAGTTCTCCAAATCGCTGGGACTCAATGTGGTGTGCGTCTACGGGGGGACGGGGATCAGTGAACAG ATTGCCGAGCTGAAGCGAGGAGCCGAGATTATCGTGTGCACGCCGGGGAGAATGATTGACATGTTGGGTGCTAACAGCG GTCGCGTCACTAACCTACGCAGAGCTACGTACGTGGTGCTAGATGAAGCTGACCGGATGTTCGACATGGGCTTCGAGCCGCAG GTCATGCGCATCGTGGACAACGTTCGTCCGGACAGGCAGACGGTGATGTTCTCTGCTACCTTTCCCAGAGCAATGGAGGCGCTGGCTCGCCGGATCCTGGCTAAACCCCTGGAGATCCAGGTGGGCGGACGCAGCGTGGTTTGCTCCGACGTCGAGCAGCATGTG CTGGTGATTGAGGAGGACCAAAAGTTCTTGAAGCTGCTGGAAATACTTGGCCACTATCAGGAGAAGGGCTCAGTCATCATCTTCGTCGACAAGCAGGAACACGCCGATGGCCTCCTCAAAGACCTGATGAAGGCCTCGTACCCGTGCATGTCCCTGCATGGAG GCATTGACCAGTACGACAGAGACAGCATCATCAACGACTTCAAGAACGGTGCTTGCCGCCTGATGGTGGCCACGTCTGTTGCGGCGCGAGGGCTGGATGTCAAGCAGCTCATCCTGGTGGTCAACTACAACTGCCCTAACCATTACGAGGACTACGTGCACAGGGCCGGACGCACAGGCAGAGCGGGCAACAAGGGCTACGCCTACACATTCATCACGGAGGACCAGGTCCGATATGCTGGCGACATCATCAAAGCCTTGGAGCTGTCCGGTTCCCCTGTCCCGGCCGCCTTGGAACAGCTGTGGGCCTCATTCAAAGATCAGCAGAAAGCG GAGGGCAAGACCATCAAGAGCAGTAGCGGCTTCTCGGGCAAAGGCTTCAAGTTCGACGAGACCGAGCACGCTTTGGCCAACGAGAGGAAGAAGCTCCAAAAGGCCGCGCTCGGTTTGCAGGATTCTGATGACGAGGACGGAGCACTGGAT ATTGAGGAGCAGATTGAGAGCATGTTCAACTCCAAGAAGCGGGTGAAGGACCTGATGGCTCCCGGAGCGGCAGCGGGCGCGGGGGGTTCGTCTGGAGCTTCCGCGGGCTCGCTTAGCGGGCTCTCGGGCCTGGGGCCCACGTCTGCCGGAAACATCCAGAAGCTGGAGATGGCTAAGCGACTGGCACTCAAGATCAATGCCCAGAAGAACCTAGGAGCGGAAGCTCAA GATGTGATGCAGCAGGCCACCAACGCCATTCTGCGAGGCGGCACCATCCTGACGCCCTCGGTTTCGGCCAAGACCATTGCTGAGCAGCTGGCCGAGAAGATCAACGCCAAGCTCAACTACACGCCGGTGGAGAAACTGGAGGAGGAGCGGCAGGCTTCTGAGCAATCAGAGACCGTCAAACGCTACGAGGAGGAGCTGGAGATCAACGACTTTCCACAG ACGGCCAGGTGGAAGGTGACTTCCAAAGAAGCCCTACAGAGGATTGGCGAGTACTCGGAAGCTGCCATCACCATCAGAGGAACCTACTTCCCTCCGGGCAAGGAGCCGAAAGAGGGAGAGCGCAAAATCTACTTGGCCATTGAAA GCGCAAATGAGCTGGCTGTGACGAAGGCGAAAACCGAGATTACACGTCTCATCAAGGAAGAACTCATCAGATTA caaaACTCCTACCAGCCGACCAGTAAAGGACGATACAAAGTGTTGTAA